The DNA window CGCACTTCGATCCTGTATTCTTTAACATGGACGGcaaaaagcacaactctgctgtGCCTTTGCACGTACATATGTTATGCCGGTAATCGGCTACGTTGCGTATCAAGCATAGACCAATTAAAATTGAGATGTTACTGGACATTTGAGCTGACGTCACTGCACCAGCTACGTTGTAAGTGTAATCCCCACgcaattcaaagtcaaaatgaggAAACACCCAATCGGATACTGACCGGGCAAGCTAGTTTTTCAGCTCTCGCCATTCTGTTATTAAGAGCCAGAGACTGTGCAAACCGAAGGCCCATAAAGATGGGTTTTACAACACTGTGATCGACGTCCTCGCGAGGAAAGAGCGGCAGATGGCTTTTATGTACAAATACTCTACCGATTGGTGAGTCAGAATCTGGGGCTAAATATCAAATTGATATGTGTGGTTGATGAATGCCGACTATGAGCCATTTGCCTTCATATTCAATTAAGCGGTGTGTTGTCATTGTTTGCTGAATGACAAACAATTAGCCACTGTTTAATAATCAAGAAATAAATGTCTGACAGGCCGGACTTTGGACAAAGGCAAAGTCCTGCCTTGAGAGTTACAATTAAGAATAAATATGGTTTAATTCCTATGGACATTAACTACTGGTGtacttgtgtatttatttattgtgtaccctgtgtgtgtgtgtgtgtgtgtgcgtaaccTTGTATTCTATTGTATATTggttatcttgtttttttttaactttagttTCACGTCCTGTGCTCACGGCACCACATCTCCCGACCGGCCCTTCGAATCACCAGCTGTCTTCCCAAATAAAAACGTTCCTACACCTACCCTTCCGCCCCCGTGTCCGCCCTTGGGCCCTGCCGAAGACCAGACCATAACATAAgggtcaccatgacaacacatGTATTTACAGCTCTGGCTGACACTTGTACGTGGAGGACGCAAATAGAGTTTAGGTGAGAGTAACTTTTCAAAAAGCATGTGCATtccagagctgctgctggtaGATCACATCACGTTGTCTTTGTAACCTTTTCCAGTCTGACTTAGGCACAAGATTGAAATCCCGTTAGCGTGGCGCAGTgggggaagaaaataaatcacattaacTGGACCAGATTAAACCAAATTACTTATCATGCCTTTGACATGGCTTCACAATTGGCTTCTACGCTTCACTGTCCATTCACAACAAAAAGACTCTCCACTTTGAGCCCAAATGACTTTGGTACAGGATACATTGACCGTCATTTAACTGCATCTCTCGTCCTATTCTACAAACATGCCCAATCCTCCCACCAGCTGTTGCATAATCAGGACGGTTTGGAAAACTATAGCCTTGATGCGGCATTTCTCTCCGAGGCCCCAAACTGTTCAGCACCCAACTGTTACCAAGCGCAAAGCCTTTGGAGTTCATCTTGTGATATTTGCACAGTCTTTTCGCCCCTAATTCTTCACCTGTCAGATGCCGGGCACACACAGAATGTGGATGGGCTAGTTGTAGGTAGCCAGATCCATCCCGCCACAACTGGGTAAATCTGGTCTTCAGCCAGCGGGCGTCAAACCTGGGACTTAGACCAAAGCTATGAGGAACATCAGAAACAAGAAACGTCACGTGGAAAGTTCCTTTAAACAGCCGAGCCAACGAGCAAGAAAAAGAAACCGCGTGAACACTGTGTGGAGCACTAATGCCTCTGACATTAATAAACGTCAGTACAGTTTATTAATCCCGCCTAAAAACATTcgtaaaataatattaaaagatACACTCATTAACCTTTATCGATTGATGTGTcaaatgtgaaaaggaaaaaggtgtCATAATTCAAAAACCTGCAAATATAACAAATGATTGAACTGATCTACAAAGCATTTGTATCATAATTACGGTGTAAGAAAGTCTTGTCACAATCTAGAAACGCAGGATGAACTGATAGACCAACATTTTATAAGAAGCTTTTAACAGTGTCCTTGGAAGGTAAACAACTGGGTTACAATTGTTTGGAGTGGGCACAGAAATAATTAGATTTATGTTACGTTATTTGAGCATTAAACATGTGTCCAAATACCAGTCACAAATTTAGACCAATGCGAATAGTGTAGTCAAACGGATTAAGTTTTTCTTGTAAttgttcaaaatgtttaaactaaataaaatataagtCAAATGAAGATGTCGACCGATCGGACATTAAAGGATAAGCACAAATAGACAAGTAAGTAAGTTAGTCTCTTATGATGCTTCAGAGGTAAGCATTCCAGCTGGCGCTACTCAAAGAACTGGACTGAGACGCAAATGCCGACTACATGGTGGTGGGACATAAAGGTGAGGGTGCTGCCGTTAATCGGCTCCGTTGTAGCCGTCTCGCTTGGTTTCAGTCTCCAGCTGGAGCCTGAGAACTGGGGCATGTTTGACTCCACATAAAGCCCTTTCATTATGTACTGGATCCTGGCAAAGCCCTGTGCGATCTGGCCTCTGGTAACGTCTATCCTTCAcgtgactacacacacacacacacacacacacctcagcacACCCACATACACCAAATCCCCCCTCTCCAATAAGGAACTTCAACCCTGGAGCCGAGGACAGACAAAGCCAATGTTAATCTCTCCAGCTGAAGGTAGGCAGCATTTCCATCGCAAAATGAAGGTCAGGAGGATTCAAGGTGAGATTCTTAAATGTCAAACGGAAAGTTGGCACAGTCGACGGACCAGTTTCTTTGGATCCGAGGCCTCAGTTGCATCCAAGGTGGTCAATCAATCGAGCAGCAACGACAGTGGCTAAATGAAACACTCCCAACTCGGTCTCTACAGAACAGGAACAGAAACGTCTGCACAAAATCCACTTTATTTCACTTCACAATCAGCATTAGCTCAAGTGAGCCATTTCACATTACTGAGTCTTTTTTACAGGAAAGTGAAATACAGTTTTTAATCGGCTCTCTTCCACTAACATTTACCACAGCTGCTTTGCCACATTCAATGTCAgtcttgtgtttctctgtaaaatgttGTAACATCTCTCTGTTATCTCAGTACTCCTCCCTCTCATTCCCCTTCTGGATTTCAGttacatttgaaatgtatttaaggGGAGCGATGTTCAAAATCAAGACATTTAGTGCCAAAAACAGCTGGGTTTTCGTTGCGCAAGAAAATGGAACAAAGAGATGTTTGTTCATTGTAACTGTGTGATTACTGTTGAACAgaggaaaatgtgacatttgatgACAAGTATCTAAAAATCAGTCACTAGATTGCTCCTCACTATCTTTGGGCCTCAAATCCACGTGCAGATAAGTCTGCATGTCAATTCTTTTGGTATTTAATTGATGAGCACTGACTGAGTCCGgcagcccccacccccgccccctcgaCCCGCCAATGCCTGCTCGCCCCCTGTCTCACTGGCTCCGCCTCTATTCCCCTAAAGAGTGGGGGTTTTTCCACTGTCCACTCTGAGCCGGTAAACTTCCACTGCAGAAAGAGGGTgattcctcccccctccccgccgcaCACATCCCACCCCCTACATTGAAAAAACATTAGCatcttccctgtgtgtgtgtgtgtgtgtgtgtggatgtggggGAGAACGCGAGTCTCAGCCACATAGCTGAAGTGAGACAGAATGTGCATGATAAGCGAATACAACAAAGCTCAGATAAATACGCATATTTATATTCTGTGACtatgtataaatgtgtgtgtgtgtgctgttttgCAGCTACAACATGCAGTCATTGCTGTATCATTCTCTGTCAGCACATTCCTGTCATCAAATAGGCTTTGCTGCCTCCTGGTGGCCACCTCCTATGCCTGCAGCCATGTCCGATCGATAAACAAGCAGTTTGTCCTGTCTTTACCTTACATACATTTACGTGTGTTGGTGAGTGTATGTCTTGGATTATGGAAGCTAAAACAGAAACTTCCTTGGAAACTTCTTCTGGCCGGTGGCCGtttttggtcccccccccccatatcagACAAGGGCCAAGCTAAAATTAGCCTGTGCACATATATGGGGCGGGAAACAAGAGGAGTGTGCATACGTGTGCCTGAATGAATGTGATGGGGCGACGAGTCGGTAACCCTTTCACCCCAGCTTgagagaaaatggagaaaaagacaaaaaaagagaaaaggggagagaggCTTTACAGTTGAGTGTTTGTCGGCGTAATTGAGAGGCGCCGTCCGCTTACGACCTCAACCTGCGTCGTTTTTTAAAATTACTCACAAAGAAAAGGCTGACTGCTGCAAACACAGAACGCGCCACTGAATGAATGTTTTAACACGAAGCCGTTTGCCGCAGGGTGGATCGCGGTGGCCAGATAACTGATTGCCAGGGTggcgtatgtttgtgtgtatgccGACCGTAGCGTGTTTGATCCTTCTGAAGGTCAATGAATTATATCAGTGCTGGGAGGCATCGTTTTTCTGCTTACCCAAACTACCGCTAACTATAACCCCCTactcctctaaaaaaaaaaaaagagtcttaacaaactgtgtgtgtgtgtgtgtgtgtgggagtacTCACGGGGAACAACACAATGGGGACAGTCAGAGTGACGGCAGTGAGAACAGCCAGACGCACCAGCAGCAACAAGGTGTCAAACTTATAGACCTTGGTGAAGGTGTGGAGCAACTCTGCCTCCACGTTTTCTGTGTGGGAGGGGAGACCAGGGGAAAAAATAACACTTGgtcaacaaaaaacagaagatacAGGGTTGTGGGGCCGGAGTCGATCCCAGCTAACTTTGGGCGAGAACAGACCTGGTCCAGAGTTATTTAACTCAGTGACTTTTGCGCAGACTAAGGATATTTTGGGAGCAAACTACTGCGGCTTTTGTGTTGGGTTGCTCTTACCGTAGAAAGTGAGGTAGCCAAACAGGGCCGACAGCATGTACATGATGAGCATAGTAAGGATTGACAGGTTGGAGACGTTCTGCATCTTTTTCCGGCTGCgactgtggaaaaaaacagacatttagaGAGATCACATTGCTTCTAAAAGTTATTTGTTTGGGACATGCGGAAAGGACAATCTTGGAAAACTTGCAGATTGAGCTTTTTCCAAACAGAAGAGTGCTTTTACTTACTCTTTAAGCTCACTGTAGATAGGCAGGACCTCAGGGTGGCAAACAAAGGCGAAAGCCAGGATGGGCACCGTGTACGCCGTCTGGGGGGAAAAAGACGTGCAGAAAATGCAGAAGTCTGTTGGAAAGAAAGGTCTGACAACGGATGGTGCTTTCCAAGAGTAAGGAATAAATAAACCACAGAGGACActgaccctttttttaaaaatgtttaaaaaaacacaatcctctGCCTGAACCCCTAAAACTGCAAGTGGCATGTGATTAAAAGCCCTAACAATAAAAAAGGGTCACAGAAGGCAGTCATCTCGGCAAAATGTCATATTCCGATCCGGATTCATAGCCAAGCTGGCCCCGACACAAATCcctaaacacacatacacaaatgtcCAAACACACCCTAAAACGAACCCTACCTTTACCAAACATGTCTGGGCTTATTGTTGGTATTCTAGGTAAGATGTACACTGTGTCCACATTCTCTTCATTTAACACCTATCCAGACTGCATTAACTCATTCAAATGGTAAACTTTCCCAAGGAAAGAGCCATTATGTAAACTGACGCACCCTCTGTGGCTGCATGTCATGACTCACACACTTTTAAACAAATTTGAAAAAGAGCTCACGTATGCACTGCATGCTTCTGTGATAGCGCCACCCGTACCTGGGAGTTGAAGACAAAGTACTTGGGCGTGCACATCTCCTCGGTGTCGGGGTGGGGCTCCACGTGGACGCCGGTGGAGGAGTGAGCGTCGTGGCTGCCTAGCACCGCCGGGGAGACGTCGGCGCGGGAGAAATCCATGTGCGACGTGGCGTTCAGCGGCGGGTACAGCCCCGCCAGGTGCGAGGCGTTGGCGCTGAGGTTGGACGAGTGGTGGTGAAGGAAGGGAAGAGGGCAGGGCAGCTGGGTCTTCTTGTAAATCACCTGCATGAGACAGATATGGAGAATCACATAGattacagaaaagaaaagagaatacATTTCACGAGAGTCAGCATTGTGGCAGTGGAGTGAATGCTGTCTTTACAGTCGGTGCAACACACATATTTGGTATTTATGAAGTCATAGCGAGCATAGTAAAAGTTATGTACACGTAGAAATATGGTGTGGCATTTTCCTCATCTTACTAAGTGCAGTCATTGGGACCAAAGGAGATACCTCAGACCCACGCACAACTGAACTTACCACACCCAGGAAGAAGATCATGCAGGCGAGGGAGAAGCCGCTGGTGTAGCCCAGGTAGCCTGTTCAGCAGAAACCATTGGTGAGGCTACGGCACCCGACACTCATGTACTTTGTGCAGCAGTTTGCTATTCTCACTTTgcacatctgctcatctgttCTGCTCTAACACTTTTCCCAGATGAGGGTCACGTCCAGTTCTAACTTGGGACCCACAGCCCCAAATAACATCAATCTGATACCAGCggcatttgagatcacctgtcAGTCTCCTCCCCTGTGGTAGGCGCTACAGAGCACTGCATACATGGCAAATAGGGCTGATTCTCATTCTGATTACAGCTGTGAAGCCTATAAGGTCCAGATTAAAAGGGGATACCCGCAAATGCAAATCTAAAGAATGTTCGCCCCGAAATTCTTTCTGTGGCCATTTGGTCATTAAACCTCAAACAGGCTATTTGTGTCTTTATATTTACTGTAGCTCCTGTAACTCTCTCTCACTATGTGAGCTCACTAAGGGCTCCACTATTGCTGCATGGGGAACTCTTGGAAAAAATAGCTTCAAATGGCAGAAAGTGACCTAGATCCCACCTCTTAGAAATAAGTATCTGAATTACAGAGCACATGGCAAAATAATTATACAAGTAATACAATGTTCAATTCAATCGTGCAAAGTGAGTTTTTACCCAGATTTTTCAGCATAGACAAAGGCAGGATGATTCCTATCGACACGATCACCACCAGGTAGTTCCCGTTCATGTACCACTCACTGCAAGAACAGCACACACAATTAAAAGGAGTTCATATTCTCTACCGTGTACGCTGCACACATTGAACCTCCAAAAGCAGACACACTCACCCAGTGATTTCCTCCAAACCCAGAAAGGCTCGGATCACTTGGGGCAGCTCGTACTTCACGATGAAGAGGTAGCTGGATATGGCTGCAGGACACGACAGAGAGCACAGAACGTTTTTGAAACACTACAACCGGATATCTGATGCTGCCGGGATAtatagaggaaaaacaaaatgcttacCTCCAATATTCTGCATGATAATGGATCCAAACGCTGCGATTTTCCCAGGCCAACCGAATGCTCTCTCTCCCAGCTTCTCATAGATGAGGGAACCTGCCACAATAGACAAGTTGAATTAGTTGTGGAGAACACTTCATTAATCAAAGCAAaagcagagacagaaacaggAGAAACAGGAAATACAGGACATTTTTAATCTGTTCTTCTAAATTCACCAACTCGAATAGTGCTTCTGATGGCCAAAAAGGGGAAAGGCATCAATTGTCATCAACTGCATTGTAATAATAGTTTTGCTAAtattgtctgttgtttttttcaaccatAACATTCATATGAGAACCGCAGGTCAACGTGATGAAACCCATTGGTTTTTGGATTACTACTCACAAGCCCCAGGTTTAACATTTTGGGCTGGTGAgtggtgaaaaaaaatcataaacaGTTCCCTGACTGAATAACGCTGCGGAACCAACCGAACCCGCCTTATTTGACTCCAAATGGAAGAATAATCTAAAAGAATTAACGCTACGCTGTATTGTCAACAACTTGAAACGAGAGATTGGGACcttgaactcatgtttacaacgtttactgagggaataaatcagtgGTCATTCTCTCGTAGACTTCGAAACAATCAGGGTTCTTTGTATTTGGGCTTGTGAACCCTTACTGTAATACAAGCATTAAATCCTTGTGACAGTTCAGGCAAAGAG is part of the Pungitius pungitius chromosome 2, fPunPun2.1, whole genome shotgun sequence genome and encodes:
- the slc38a4 gene encoding sodium-coupled neutral amino acid transporter 4, with the translated sequence MPGAVDRMELSKVSPEADEDSTDSLDDRYTEPIDSEKGAIDSQFMDDNEDAESQKFLSNGLMKKKKYEEYHEEYHPGHTSFGMSVFNLSNAIMGSGILGLSYAMANTGILLFLILLVGVAILSLYSVHLLLMTAKEGGSLIYEKLGERAFGWPGKIAAFGSIIMQNIGAISSYLFIVKYELPQVIRAFLGLEEITGEWYMNGNYLVVIVSIGIILPLSMLKNLGYLGYTSGFSLACMIFFLGVVIYKKTQLPCPLPFLHHHSSNLSANASHLAGLYPPLNATSHMDFSRADVSPAVLGSHDAHSSTGVHVEPHPDTEEMCTPKYFVFNSQTAYTVPILAFAFVCHPEVLPIYSELKDRSRKKMQNVSNLSILTMLIMYMLSALFGYLTFYENVEAELLHTFTKVYKFDTLLLLVRLAVLTAVTLTVPIVLFPIRSSITTLLFSGREFSWIRHMVIAAGILTLNNLLVIFVPTIRDIFGFIGSSAATMLIFILPAAFYIRLVKSVPFRSPQKIGATVFLIVGVIFMIGSLSLIVMDWIHNPSGSSGGH